Proteins found in one Homalodisca vitripennis isolate AUS2020 chromosome 4, UT_GWSS_2.1, whole genome shotgun sequence genomic segment:
- the LOC124361525 gene encoding uncharacterized protein LOC124361525, protein MESSSRMMLLAASLQVCVVHSSNSQKQIFATESSDFRKVVKSCFFVDKSMLIRDLFEENQAFQEITAGPHFAKSTNLDMIKRFFSITVNREGVPVRANITSNYKLFQDNKLLIYENDKKFFNIHFGNYPVLYIDYKPLDGVSSFDHMLRKYRQILSNTFSQHKYLLEVATTWNNEFNRTMFESYLEYSPLYDLHKEDVRNGFIFLSSLLFRHFNKCVFVLIDDYDIVSMSPVNAHDRSDVIEFVRSVNNALVQHSRYVGRAVVTGSLWRGRTMRPSGVSVAPNSIGKYYGLSLSELKPLLLKFLNDETEVEDAADYIIATYSGYVHDEEWYLDQSAPSTRGSQVCSVWSVIQYCVCHRKLNITMF, encoded by the exons ATGGAGTCCAGTTCTAGAATGATGCTACTGGCTGCATCACTGCAAGTATGTGTTGTACACTCATCCAACTCTCAG AAACAAATTTTCGCAACAGAATCCAGTGATTTTCGAAAAGTCGTGAAAAGttgtttctttgttgacaaaTCAATGTTAATTCGAGATCTGTTCGAGGAGAATCAAGCGTTCCAGGAGATCACAGCCGGTCCTCATTTTGCCAAGTCTACAAACCTCGACATGATCAAACGTTTCTTTAGTATTACCGTTAATAGAGAGGGCGTCCCAGTGCGTGCAAACATCACAAGTAATTACAAACTGTTCCAAGACAATAAGCTACTAATATATGAAAATGATAAGaaatttttcaatattcattttgGCAATTACCCAGTTCTGTATATTGATTATAAGCCCTTAGATGGGGTGAGTAGTTTCGATCATATGCTGAGAAAATACAGACAAATATTGTCAAACACCTTTTCTCAACACAAATATCTTTTAGAAGTAGCTACTACATGGAACAATGAATTCAATAGAACTATGTTCGAATCGTACCTGGAATATTCTCCTCTGTATGATTTACACAAAGAAGATGTTAGGAACGGTTTCATTTTTTTGTCATCTTTGTTATTTCGTCATTTCAACAAATGTGTGTTTGTGCTTATCGACGACTACGACATTGTCAGCATGAGTCCGGTGAATGCGCACGACAGATCGGATGTGATCGAGTTCGTCCGTTCCGTCAACAACGCGTTAGTGCAACACTCGAGGTACGTGGGTCGAGCGGTCGTTACAGGCTCCCTGTGGAGGGGGAGAACCATGCGTCCTAGTGGAGTGAGCGTGGCCCCAAACTCGATCGGGAAGTATTACGGTCTGTCGTTATCTGAGCTCAAACCATTGCTACTGAAATTCTTAAATGATGAAACCGAAGTAGAAGACGCAGCCGACTACATCATTGCCACTTACAGTGGCTACGTTCACGATGAGGAATGGTACCTGGACCAGTCCGCGCCCTCTACAAGGGGCTCACAGGTCTGCAGCGTCTGGTCCGTCATCCAGTATTGTGTATGTCacagaaaactaaatattacaatgttcTGA